A window of Fusarium oxysporum Fo47 chromosome II, complete sequence genomic DNA:
GAAATGACCGGCTATATAGATAGTTCTCACTGACATGAGCCATAAATAGTTACTATCCTATTCCCACCCTACTCCTTCGGcgtctctttctcttcagtgCTGTCCCATGGTGCTGGGGGGGCGACTGGGGTGTTTGGGGCACAAGGCTCCTTCTCAGATGCAATCGAGAGCTGGCACACAGTCAGCACGTATTCGTTCTAATCGTAATTTGACTGACCTGATCGTTTACACTGCTCAAAAGTCTCATATTATCGCTGACAAGGTAGGAAATTTCCTCGGTCATTTCAAACGTCCTAGCTTGAATGTTGTTCAAATGGCCCTCAAGTTGGCGAAGAGAACTAAGCATTGCGTACAAGCCCTCTTGATAAGATAACATAAGGTCCTCAAAAGCTCCTGCAGATTGGTTATTCATTGTGACTTCTTAGTATGTTGGCAAATTGAGTAAATATCGGAGTGAAAGTTGGGAGGTGAAGCCAAGGTCTTTATGGAAATATCTAGCGCTAACGAcccacaacaccatcaagTTTGAGGGTGTCAACGGGAGGCTTCCTACTGGCATATTTGGCGTGATATGGTCTGCCCCGAAGCGCCCGGAAGCTCATATCCGCAAATCCTTGTAGTCAGGTCGTGCGATAGGCAAGGCGACAGCGGCTGAACCTACTTAAAGCGAGTTCTGTGGCAAAACAAACCTCATCTCTACAACTGCTACCTTTCTAATCAATCCATGGATTATACGTCGTTTTCTGGGGGCAGTACCCCACTTACACCTTCTTCCACTTCGAGCGAAAGACAAGGCATGATTGACCCACGCTGGAAACGACCTCTCGTTGTGTTGTTCCAGCACGGAGAGCACCCTGAGCTCAACACTCATAAGGCTGCCTCGTTCATCGAGGACATCAAAGCAGCTATTTTAGAGATTtctctcaagatcaaaggGATAGAAGAAAGACTACAAGCAATGGAAAATAGTTAGTCACCGACGAGCTCTAGAGCTACAAACTGACATGATAACCTGCACAGCGCCTGAAGCTTAGCGGTATGAGTCTGATTGAGGAAACGAGAGGCTATATAGGTTGCTTCCTTCACAAAGCCTGCTTTAGTCGCCTATCTATTATGGCAATCTTGCTTGCTTTCAACTTGTTAGCTGTATCATACAAATTCATCTCAACTTACCTGCTCCCTCATCAACCGCAGCCCAGAGTTCTTCCATCCAGTCGTTAAAGTCCATCCATGAGATGCGGTCATGTTCATAGGCAGTTCTCAGGCGTTGTGAAAGGCGTTTGACTTCCTTCAGCGAGGTTCTTTCCTCATACATAGCTTTATACATGCGTAGATACTTCATTAGAAGTGTGAGATAATTGGAATCCATTGCTGGCCAGACTGATTGATATTTTCTATGTTGAGAAGGGGCTTATTAAGTACAATACTTTCCATTCGGTTCTCAGCGTTTTGCAGCATAAAAGCGAAACATGGTTGTGAACATGTAATTGAAACGTGATTCAGTTGTCTGCTAACGTCCTGCAAGAAGCAGAACTCTACATATCTAACTATATAAGAGATAACAAAGTACGTGTGATCTACACATCATCGATATCAGTACATCTCCAACCATCTACACTAAACATGTCGTCTATTCAGAAGCTTATCTACCACTGGAAGCAGGGTCAGTTTATCCCCGGAGGAAAACCCCCTCAGCCGCTCAACAATGAGGTCAAAGAACAACGCCTCTCGAAATTAAACAGCGACGACATAATTGCCCTGGAAATCACAAAAGGCATTTCCATTCTCGGGGACGCTGTAGAGGCGTTCAAGAAAACGCAAGAGTTCAATAAAGACCCGACCTCATTTATCGGTGATGCTCGTGACGTCCTCATGAGCGATGATTTTCTATTGCTGGCCGATGTGCTTCGCCTGATATTCCCAGAAGGGATGATTAGCGAGGTGTGGCAACTTAAGCGTGGAAgagatgaggatcttgataCTCAAGACGATGCTTGTGCACCCGGGAACAGACGAATTTTCATGCCGATATCAAAGAGACCGAGGTTTACAAATGGGCCGAAAGCTCAAGAAAATAAGGCAAGGGAACTCTTTAGTATGCCTGCATCGCAACTGAGATTTGCAAATGGGCCTGAAACTCAACGAGAAAATAAAGCAGGGGGACTCTTTAGTATGCCTGCATCGCAATTGAGTTTTGCAAAAGGGCCTGAAACTCAACGAGAAAATAAAGCAGGGGGACTCTTTAGTATGCCTGCATCGCAACTGAGTTTTGCAAATGGGTCTGAAACTCAACGAGAAAATAAAGCAGGGGAACTCTTTAGTATGCCTGCATCGCAACTGAGTTTTGCAAATGGGTCTGAAACTCAAGCAGAGGCTACAAGATACACCGGCATCTTCGGAGCTAAAGACAAAGATGCCAATAATTCACCAGCTCTACAACGTAACGACATCTTCAGTCAACGGATGAGTTTCGCTCCAGAGAAACCTAAAAGTCCGCTATTCTCTGCAGGTACAGAGAAGGTTTCTGATACTTCACCAACTCCACAATATACAGGTATCTCGGGAACTAAAGAGAAGGCCATAGTGGATAATCTCTTGAGCTCGATGGGAGCCGATGAtgttaataagatattagcACAGTTACAGCTTCGTCAGCAAGGTATAAAACGGAAAcatgagaaggaagaggaaacAACAAATAAGAAACAAATTAATACGCAGGAACCTCATAgcttaatttaattatagGTATTAGTTATTTAAGCATAGtatatagttaaataaatTTCTTTTacttataagattaataagtttataatactacttaattaaaaaatattaaagtatttaataaataaaactagcttctttatatatttataataaatatttatataacaCTTTCTAATTTCTGTTTTCTCtgtatctttatattaaagagagCTAAAAGCATTCTTGTTTCAAGTAACATCTGTTGTAACCAAGAAGGGATGCCAAAGTCTATAACAACAGATAAGAAAATAAGGAAAGAGCCCCAGCCCAAACTCCACAGCACATTTAGAAAAACTGCCATAGCGCAGCATTGTCTAGATAGGTCAACGTAGCCACTCTTTTCCAAGTGAAACGACCACTTCCATGCGATAAAAGATACATGGATTGAGACAACCGTTAATGCTTCAGCGAGGAGGCCAATTGCACAGGAAATAAGCACAGTAAGGCGTGGAGGCAGTTCTTTCCTAGCACTATAGTAGGGAAGTAGAGCCCAAAGAACGATAGAGAAGAAAATTGTGTGGAATACGAAGCATAATAATGCCTCTGTGGTTTGGTCCACGTATTCATCGGAGAGGGCTGGTGCGAGCTGCATGTTGATAAACCACGTAAAGTAAATAGAGGCAACTGGAATGCCAAACCAAATGGCAATAAAGACAGTCAGCTCCAGCAATAGAAGCGTACAGCGAGTTGCAAATAGAAGGTAATACATAGTTTCGCAAGCAGTGATTTAATTTGTTTGTGGAAGATGGTTAAGATATGGCTTCTTAACTTTCCCCGCGCGCTTTTTCATACTTTTTGGGACGTCTTGTGTATGCTATTTTTAGACTCTTTGGCGAGGAGGCTTCATGTACCTTGCTTGCCGCCAAATCAGGTTACAGGAAACAGAAACGATTTACAGGAAACATATCCAGGGGAGTTAATAGTTGGTGAGGTTTAAAAGAAGGGTTATGAGCCTTTATGCTAGATTCTTCGTTCCGCAGCTTACTTTCAAATCTATTTACCTTTCAAAATGTCATCTACTTCGTCTGTTGACAGTGATTGCTCCAATGACGCATCTGTCGAGCTACCTATTGTCTGTTACGATGGCTACGATGGCTATCATGGCATCCGCGGACCTACTGATGACCTTGTTCATGCTGTGCTTGCTGGCGACTGTGCTCGCGCTCGCTGCCTTTCAATGCTGGGATTCGCAGTTCCAGCAGCCGATTCATGGGTAGTTTACCAGGCATGCCTTCAGGGAATCAAAATGATGCATTCCCTATCTTTCAGCGCAAGAGCAAATCTCAATCGAGTCATGCCGTGGCAGATGGGTGACCGAAACTTCCATTTCTTACTTCGGACACCGTCAGATCGATTCATGGGTACCAAGATGATTGCCATTGCCTATCTTATTAGACACGGAGCGCATCCTCTCGAGCCGGACCGGCTAGGCAACACGGCTCTTCATATTCTCGCAGAGGTCCTGACTCAGACTGAAACTGACGGTTTCGGAATTCTGAGAAATATGCTGAAGGAGGACAACAACGAGTTCATCTCAAGGACGATACGTGATACCTGTCGTTCGAAAATAGATACCCGCAACATCCCCACTGGACCAGGTGAAGGAAGTACACCTTTGATGTGTGCAGTGATTCATGGGCATAGGGAGTGTGTAGAAGTTCTATTAGAACATGGAGCAAACCCCCATGCTATTGGGCCTTCATATCAGTCCCCTTTGTATCATGCAGTTGCTCGAGATTTCATAGACGTGGCCAGATTGTTACTAGACCACGGAGCTATTGTCACTACAGAAATTGAGGAGGATGTTCGGTCATTGGAAATGGCCCAAGTTCTCCAGGAATACCAGGAAATTCAGATGGTTGAGGATAGTTCAGATACATCAGAAGATTAATTATAGAGTATgaaaataatttaattttcTATTAAGCTATTATTTACTCTATTTATGGTATTTATTTTATGaagttttaatatttattaaaaataattataataaaaataaactTCTAATAAAGTTgtatttaaataaagtatattataaatctttttaaaattatatttagaatttaatttaatttttaataattatctTTTACTTAAAACTGTTTTTTGTTTATAGCTTAAgtattaagttatttatttctttatattgattcttaaactttaattctatttcttataattgttttcttattattttagtttctctaagtatttatattcCTTCTTGCCCATTTAGGATTTACATAATACATATACCTTAACTCATCATGGAGAGTCTTCCCCTTGAAATTATTATAGAGATTTCTTGGGCTTTAATGTCCACAACTGATTTAAAAAACTTTCGGTTAGTAAGCAAAGCATTCGCTTATGCTGCTTCACCTGCCTTATTCCACCACGTTCAAGCAATTAATACTGCTGAGTGTCTCGAGCAGCTTTATGAGTCTCAGAACTATAACAAAAGTCCTGCCTCTGCAGCCAGGCACCTAACTCTCTATCATGGCACTTGGCCGTACCTTGGATCTTTTAACGAGTGGAAAACTCACCCCCAGGCTCTCAGTCATGATGACTTATGCAAGCAAGCGGAGATGGAGGCCTTTGTCGCTTACAGGCGTTTCTCTACTCAAGAAGCGGCCCGGGTCTTTGACTCTGATGTCAGTGGACTGGCCATGATCTTGGAAATGTTTCCCAGCCTGGCCACCCTGACCTTATCACATGTACATACATGGCGATGGGGAAAGTTCAAGAGTGCGTACTACAATGAACTTTGCCAAAAGACTCGGATTATCCCTTTCTTCAAAGCCAGAGTAGAGGACCTCGCATGCAGGCTATTACCAAGTTTACTGCGCTTCCCCCAGATAACCAGTTTAAACATTCCCAGCACACTCGACATACAGAACGATGAATGGATCGTTATTAACGAGAATATTGTGTCTTTAAACGTCAGTAACTTGGTGGTACGCGGTTATGAGCACAGCGAAGTGCAGCAGTTTCTACGGTCATTCCCGAACCTACAGGAACTTGTTTTATGTACCGAGTCTGGAGGACAGGCCAGTAGCCAGAGAATAGACCTACGGTCTTTGAAATGGCCAACGCTTCGTCGCGCACACTTTCGCCATCTCTGGACTTCAGAGAATGACTTGATCGATTTTGTTTGTCAACACCAGCTGCAGCAACTGGCATTACGCAATGTGACGCTGTTCAGTGGCACTTGGAAGTCCTTCTTCCATCGTGTCGTGCGTCTTTCCAATCAAACGCTTCAGTCAGCTGTCTGCATAAAGACGAGTGGCATTCGCGTCAGTTTGAGTGAAGCTGCCAGATCACACAAGCGCTGGCCTAACAGTGATGCCAGTTCTTTGCCAACACGAGTATATTTGGTGTTTGGCAAGTGTAATACGGACCCAGTATATAGTTTGGACAAGCGCGACTTTTGGCTAGCAGAATAAAATTGAGATACCCAGAGCTAGattataatttaagatatttatttatttaatacttaCTTGAGTGTAGGGTAGTTGCTAAGAATATGCTGAGTCAGAAAACGCTGCAGCGTTTTCTGACTAAGCCATCGCCTTAATCACGTGCCTTCGCTTCTGGCGACCTGCTTAAGTAAGTCATCGATGTTTTCTAAGTCCACATCCAGCTCGGTCTCCTCCCATAGAAACCCACCAGTATCCGAAACGCTGCCATTGAAAATCTTCTCCAAAACTCGTTCTTCAAAAATCCTTCCTGCTTCGCATAGGTTCCTCGTATACTCATCATCAAGTAGACTGCGAAATGCGTCCGCATCCGCCTCGTTTCCTTTCTGACAGAGATTGGCCCAGTGGACTTTTTTGATCCCAAAAGGATTCTTTGAGTCCAGGAAGATAAAGGGGAGCAATCCATCGTGTGATTTGCAGATAAAATTCCATTGTCTGCCGTCTTCAATATGGTCTTTCAGCCGCTTTTTCGTCATGCCATGGGCAACTGCAAGTTTGTCAAGAAGGCCTGTTTCAAGCTGCCTTTGTATAGGCCCCTTTGCCATGTCAGCTTCACGAGCTAGCTTTCTTTGAGTGAGACGGAGTCCGAACTTCGATAAATTTGTTTTGCGCTCAAAGAATTTCACTGATTCCACTGACTGGTTCAGCTTGTCTTGAGCCTTGTTGATATGGACGGTTGcctcttcattcttccaGTCCTTTACCAGAGTAATGAACTGTTGTATGGCCATTGTGCTACGCACGGCAGCAACTCGCTCATATACATTCAACTCTGCGGTCGAGGGATGTTGGCGGTCGACTTCTATTCGACGATAAGGTATCTCTGCTAGCCTTTGCTCGATCTCGACTAACTCTCGCCGGAGTGCGGTGTTGGTGCGTGTCACCTTTGTAGACGCGTTTTTGGAGAGTTGCTGATGTGCTTTCCGTTTATTGGCTTGCGCCAATTCCTGCGGGGAGGCAGTGGTTTGGCCGTATTTTTTCCCAATAGCATACATGCCATCCTCGGTACACGCAATGACCTGGCTAAAGTCAATTTTCTCCCCAGGGGGTACGTAGTTAATCGAATGAGCGGCGCAATAGCCAAAATTAATGATCACATGTTGCTGTCCCGGTAAGGTGTAGAAGGCTTCCCCACGTCCGACGGCTGCAACGACATAATCTAtaccctccttcttgagccTGGAGGGAGCTAAAAGAAGAGATTGGTGTGAAAGAGCCTGGTCGCATTCGCCACACTTCCAGTTTGCTTTGACAAATGCATCAAACTTGGCCATGTGATGTTCTTCAATCGCCAGCCACAGTTTATACCCGGTTCCGAAGTAAACCTCGTTATAGGATCGAAAATTCTTGATGTCTTCCCCATGTGTGCGGTTTCCGGAACCGGGACCACCAATGTGGTGATATGCGACATGCAGGTCCTTGAGGTCAGGGTTCCCCGTGATCTCAGGCCCAGGATCCAAACGCCCATCAGGAAGAATATCGAGATTACCGATATAATACGGGATATCCTCTTGGGGAGGATCTAAGACGAACTTTTCAAATATTGTCTCGATTTCGGGAGGTGTTGGCCGCTTACATTCGGCAGTGAAACCCTCCCAATGGATTGGAGGTCGGCTACTCGAGACGTAGACCCTTGCGTACCCCTCACCTTTCGGACCTGCCTCATACCGAGTGCTCGTAGTCTGCCACTTTTCATCAGTCGTCTTGACCCTCTCTTGCATGTGGGCCAGGTCAACATTCCTGAGTGGAACAGAGAAGTGTTGTGAGTCACCCTCACGTTCCATTTCGGCAAGCTTGGGGACGAGCCTTTCCATATCAGCGGGCGTGAGAGTGACCGTTGTCACCGGAGGACCTGAGCGTGATCTATTGGATGGCGTGAACTGTATCGTTGGTGGTGTGTTCGTTCTGGTATTCCGGTCGGCTCCTTCCCTAGCGGTATCGCTTCCTTCACTGGTTGGGCTGGGGGAGGGAGACTGTGTTTGTTGGTCGTTGGCGTGTTGGTCATCTCCATTCCCTGGTGAATGACCCTGCATTGGCGAGTTCGCTGCAACAGCGCAGAGCATGTCCATGGCTGATTCAAGCACTTGAACTAAACCGTCATCTGCATGAGACTTTCTAGAATCGGTGCTTATGTCGCTGTCTACCGTTGGTGGAGGGTTGGCCCTATTATCGGCCGCACAGCTCAGTGGCGACTGGTCAGCCCTGGCGACTGCCGTAGGACTTGGAGTAGGACTCCTTTGCGCCTGGTCGTCGACCGCAGGACTCTGAGTGTCAGGAGAGCTGGCTGTGTTGTCGGTCACGGGATGCTGTCGTGAGCAAGAGTCAGTGATCCTGTTGAGGCCTCCGTCGTCGACGTCCAACATGACTTTATCTTCGTCAGCAGGCCGGCCAGAGCTCTCCGGCCATGTGATGTGAGTCGAAACAGAACCGGCTGGTGACGTGTCTGCGGCTGTGGAGGCACTTGACGATTCAGTCACAGCCGAGTGGCTCCTTGCGAATGATCCACGCTCGGAGTTTGTATTTAGGCCGGCTCTTGCGCTTTGCTTGGCTGGGCTCGGAGTGGCTGGTATGTAGACTGCGCGATGGACGTTGATGTCGTCGCCTCCGTCCTTGGGTGAGTCAGGCGGACTATTGGTTGCGGCTAAATCGCTCCCAGTCATGGTCACATCCTCTGACTCGACAGGCTGTTGGTCATCAGATGTCTGTGCAGGCTGTGACGATGAGGTCTCGCTTGCCTGAGATTCTGACGCGACCTCTTGCTCAGAGATTCCGAGTTGTATATCAATATGCCGCTCGCATGACGTCTCAGATCGGCTGTCCATCTGTGGGTGATTCGGTATATTGTCTATGACTTGTTTATTGTTGGGAACCATGAGATTTTGggcctgagcctgagcctccTTTGCCTGCAATGTTATTGTATGCAACCGGCGACTTAAAAGATCCATGCCACCCAAGACTGTCGCGAGGAGTTCAGTCGCCGGAGTCTTGCATTGCTCAGCAACTTTCTCGGGGGGCTGGGAACGCGTCTGTCGCTTCGTTTGAAGGGTTTCATCGCGAACCGAACGTAGTGCACTTAAGCTCGAAGACAATTCCAGTAGGTCTGCGACTAGTGAGTCAAGTGTTGAGTTGAGAGGTTTGTGTGTGGACATAGTGTTGCTGAGAAAGTTGGTGCGAGGCGGATGCGACATTGCTTTGAAGGCGGGTCTTTGTGACTGGAGCATCAAGCTACTTATGTACCCGCTGCTTGCGGCTGGGAGATCCGAGCGTGCGGGGATGCTCGGGCCAGCTTGTATGCACGGTGCTGGGTTATCACCTGACTGATAAGATTTCCCCGCATCATGCGATACGCCACAGCGTTGCGGCGGTGCTGCGTCGAGCCACTTTTAAGCGCCGACTTCCTGGGAAGTCACAATCTGGTGCATCTCACGACGCTGAGTTCGCTGATCACGGCATACCCCAAGCACACTTTAGAACTCGTTACATTGGGTAAATTCTGCTGATTGGAATGAATGCTGACTTAAATCCAGTGGCAGCAATAACAACTAAACCCTCCAACTTCGGCATACATTTTGACAAGTAGATAAAAAATGACcacgacaagaagaacacAGGCATTCAACATTATAACCCATCCTAGCCTGTTCAAGATCAGTGCCTCTCCACTGTCTTCTTCAGAGAGCCGTTGAATCATGTTCTCGCTTTCGATAGGGTTGTCGAGGTTTCGCATGTTGTTGACATTGGCTTGATAGTACTTCTCCATGTCTATAAGAGAGTTAGAGTATTGACAAGCATAGGCaatattataaaggaaaTCTAACCAATAGGTGGGTTCATGATTGAAATAGGAGGGGGATGAAAAATTGAAGCTTGTTTGATAAAGTACAACAAAACTCTGGCATTCAATGCTACTTATATACCCTCCATCCCATTCTCACCGCCAGAGCCTCATTTACAATCAGGCTCTGCAGCCACATCACTCTTCTTCAGGGGCCGCAGAGTTAGACCTGCATGCCTGGAAGTCTcaaaccttcttcttgatgagcttgtagCAATAAACAATTGCTTTCtctcttgtcatcatcaatcgaCACGTCCATGACTCGAGTCGCTCGGCTCTCTTCAATGCATCTAAATCTTCTCCAATCTCAGTTCTGGATATCTTAAGAACAAGAATTCTTTCTGGAGCATCGTGATATGACTCTATAGTAAATGGCTCTCTGATCTCTTCTCTGTTTCCTTCGAAAATCGGTTCTTGGTTTCTTAGATATGCTCCATAGGAGATGGGGGTGGTGAAAGAAACTCACTGTGTTGTTTAAGAAGTTTCTGAAGGACGTAACAGTTCTCTTGGTCTAGGATACAATAGCTGGTAATCATTCTTAGTGGAAATTGACTTGGCTTTGAGTTGAGGACATTGTGTACCAGCTCTGCCTTTATAACCTTCGCTATCCTTAGAACATGTTGGCGGTGATGGCTTGTTGGACTTCAGTGTAATTCATCTGCTTGAACATGTCTCCTCATACgattcatcttcatcaattACTTAACTGAACCCTGCTGCATCTGCAGCACAATTCATTCAGGGGCCCTCGACCTTGCAACTACATTGTCTTGCCGCCAGCCACTAACATGGCCCTCATTGCCTCACTGCCTACAGTTCTTTAAAGGGATCCTAGACTGGACCCTGCGGCCCCCGTCACACTTGAATCCCAACTGTCAAGCTTGAGTTACTTCTATTGCCCTAAGTTGAACCACCCAATAACATGACCGCTTTTTTCGACAAACAGCTGCTTCCCCTGTTTGTTTTGCTTCACCGCAAGCATTCCGTCTGATCCCTGGCAACTGCTATCATAGTATTGTACACCTACATGAGATGAAGGGGCGTGTAAGTTCCGGCCCGGGTTTCGCGCTATTTACTCAACCAACAACGGCTGGACAAGCAGGGGCATGAATGGTCCTCCAGGGGCGCTGGTAGACCGAGCAGTACGGGTAGTGAGGAGTTGAGCTCTGTCACAAATACTGGCCATCCCCCGCCTCGGcgttcttcatctcatctttctACGAACCTCTACCAACTTGCAACATCAGACAAAATGGGAAGCACGGAAGACCCTATGGACACTTCTTTAGCAACCCAGTATGATAGTCTATCACCTTCGATTACTCCCACCCTCAATTTTCTACGAACTCAGCATGATAGCCTGTCACCTCCGTTGACTCCCGTCCCCAATCATGCTGATATTTCTCTACCAACTCAGCATGATACTCCATCTCCCCTGGGTCCTAAGTCAGGCGATACCTCGCTAGACGAACTGAAACAGCTCGAACGCTGTATAGATCTATTCGTACGACAGAGCTCTGAGAACAACCAGCGGGGTCAACAGATCCTCAACCAAATTGACCAGCTCTTGCATCATCGAACCTCTGCCACTGCCGACTGTTTAGTGGAAGACGCTGCTGATCTCGGTGCCATCCTACTTTCGCTGGCCAACATCGAACAATTACTTTTCCCGCACAAATTTATCTCGTctatgatgaaggagagcAGAGAAAAGCCGCCGCTTCTATTCGTTCTAGAAAAGATTTACCAGCTTCGCAAAGAACTACAATTACCAGATCAATACCTATCCCCAGGAATCAAGCATCTCGAACGGTACATCGACGAATTATACGCGGAGTATCGCAAAAATCGCCTAATAATCCCGTTCATCACTTCCCTACCTACAAAGGAAGACTCGTTCCTTGCTATACTAGCACGCTTGAAAATCAGAAGGCCCGACATCGGACCTATAAACGATCGCGGAGTCAAGAGGACAGAGTTTGCTATCATCCTCGGTTGCTTTCTTGGTAGTATGGGGTGCTATGTGCCTGCAAATTATGCTCATACTCACTCGCTGATGCTTCGAATTggaacagcagcagcaaatggGGGTTTGGAAGGCTATCTTCGTTCCCGGGAATATCTCCAAGAACAGCGAGGGGTTTGTCATCTCATCTGAGCCCAATGCCTTGTATCGGGCGTGATTGCGACTTCAGGAGATCTCTCCCTTTGATTCCTGCTCTGAAGATACCAAGCAGGAGTTTgtcctttctttcttatttaatgctcttatcttattattttaagtattaCTAGATCTAAATTGCTTGAAAATCACTACACATTCATTCTGGACCGTGAATAGACGTACAGGTTACTCAAATCAAGCTCGTTCTGTTCTTTCTTATCATATACTCTAACTTAAATCTCCAAGCATAGCTAGACCCAATTGTGCCACTTAGTGCGGTATCCATCAGAGGTGTACCCGATCTGGAacctctcatcatcttgctTGAACCATGCTCCAACAATAATACGGTCACCATTATCCGTCCACATTGTAATAAACTCCCAGCCAGACATTTTCTCTAGGGCCTTTTGATTGTAAGGTGAGAGATAGATGGAGTCAGGAATGCAATCGATTACACGACGTGTAGCTCCGAAGTACCGAGCTACAACGAATTTGAAGGATTCTTAAACGCATTAGAGCTTGCTTCTATATGTTGAAAATCAACCTCACCTAGCTGTCGAAGAATTACATTAGAAATAAACGTCTCCTTCTTAGACGTCTGGTCTTGAAATTGTGCCATGGTGGTAAGCGTGACAAGGAGGGAGGATTGACTAAGGAATTTGATCCGGTAATGCGAAGCAAGGTATAAGGGGAAGCGACATGATGTCCAGCTTAACTTATATACTTCATCTGGAGTTGCAAGGCCGTAGCTACCGCCCGTACAATGAACTGAACCGCATCAGTTGACCGCTGGTCGTTGGCCTCGGCCAGCACGCGGCATCTCTTCCCCTGTTGCCGCCAGCCACCAATATGGATCCTTGCCCTAAGAATGCCTCAGATGCATCAGTTTCCTCATTGCCTCATTGTATCATTGTTTGAGTAAGAATCCTTGTTCAAGAAAAGACCAGCGAGTTTACGGCCTTATACGGACCCTTGCCCAACCTGCAGCTGGATCACCAAATTTCAGGGGCGCCCGGCCAATATCCGTCCAGGGTTGGCCCTGGATACAAAGCAGATGACTAGCTGTGATAAGAATGAATCTCCATATTCCTTGGTTATGGTTTTCACCGC
This region includes:
- a CDS encoding ankyrin repeat-containing domain protein, which gives rise to MSSTSSVDSDCSNDASVELPIVCYDGYDGYHGIRGPTDDLVHAVLAGDCARARCLSMLGFAVPAADSWVVYQACLQGIKMMHSLSFSARANLNRVMPWQMGDRNFHFLLRTPSDRFMGTKMIAIAYLIRHGAHPLEPDRLGNTALHILAEVLTQTETDGFGILRNMLKEDNNEFISRTIRDTCRSKIDTRNIPTGPGEGSTPLMCAVIHGHRECVEVLLEHGANPHAIGPSYQSPLYHAVARDFIDVARLLLDHGAIVTTEIEEDVRSLEMAQVLQEYQEIQMVEDSSDTSED